The proteins below come from a single Miscanthus floridulus cultivar M001 chromosome 1, ASM1932011v1, whole genome shotgun sequence genomic window:
- the LOC136499095 gene encoding E3 ubiquitin-protein ligase DIS1-like isoform X3 yields MKTGPYNSKTLMMATTAYIDDSCSEVIDPPKTEVLDVAELPGDHTQHPPKPNVVVSSSVRELLECPVCLSAMYPPIHQCSNGHTLCSGCKPRVHNRCPTCRHELGNIRCLALEKVAASLEVPCKYQSFGCSGIYPYYSKLKHESQCQFRPYSCPYAGSECTVAGDIPYLVNHLKDDHKVDMHNGCTFNHRYVKPNPHEVENATWMLTVFSCFGQYFCLHFEAFQLGMSPVYIAFLRFMGDDAEAKNYSYSLEVGGTGRKLIWQGVPRSIRDSHRKVRDSYDGLIIQRNMALFFSGGDRKELKLRVTGRIWKEQ; encoded by the exons CAGGACCATATAATTCCAAGACCCTGATGATGGCCACAACTGCTTATATTGATGATTCCTGTTCGGAGGTTATTGATCCCCCAAAGACTGAGGTACTGGATGTTGCTGAACTCCCTGGTGACCATACTCAACACCCACCCAAACCGAATGTGGTGGTGTCTAGCAGTGTGCGTGAACTTCTGGAATGTCCAGTCTGCTTGAGTGCCATGTATCCTCCTATTCATCAG TGCTCTAATGGTCATACCTTGTGTTCCGGATGCAAACCAAGGGTTCATAACCGTTGCCCAACCTGTAGGCATGAACTTGGTAACATAAGGTGCCTTGCTCTCGAGAAGGTGGCTGCATCTCTTGAAGTTCCATGCAAGTACCAGAGCTTTGGGTGCTCAGGCATTTATCCTTACTACAGCAAGCTGAAGCATGAGTCACAGTGCCAATTTAGGCCTTATAGTTGTCCAtatgctggatctgaatgcacagTTGCTGGTGACATTCCATATTTGGTAAATCACTTGAAAGATGACCACAAAGTTGACATGCACAATGGCTGTACCTTCAACCATCGCTATGTAAAGCCAAACCCTCATGAAGTTGAGAATGCCACCTGGATGCTTACG GTTTTCAGCTGCTTTGGCCAGTACTTCTGCTTACACTTTGAAGCCTTTCAGTTGGGCATGTCACCTGTCTACATCGCCTTCCTGAGGTTCATGGGAGATGACGCAGAAGCAAAGAACTACAGCTACAGCCTGGAGGTTGGGGGCACTGGGCGCAAGTTAATCTGGCAAGGGGTGCCTCGGAGCATCAGAGACAGTCACCGGAAGGTCCGGGATAGCTACGACGGGCTCATCATCCAGAGGAACATGGCCCTGTTCTTCTCGGGCGGTGACAGGAAGGAGCTCAAGCTGCGTGTCACTGGGAGAATCTGGAAGGAACAATAA
- the LOC136499117 gene encoding uncharacterized protein At5g39865-like: MDHNMQGFQKLAKISLAESFIAIVSSSPKYQTRLPLLPQSPHLVSPLPLAGAPNPKQHPSRADSQAEEAAVGEMDDVSGGAPGACHKNKKPRHLSRSLTYHHHHPYQGRHLPPPPPAPAPTPPQRPQSVVLYTTSLRGVRRTFADCCAVRAALRGLRVAVDERDVSMDAALRRELQGVLAARGRGFSLPQLLVGGVLVGGADEVRRLHESGELRRILEGVPGQDPAFVCGACGGFRFAPCPACDGSRKVFVEEEGRARRCIECNENGLVRCPNCCS, from the coding sequence ATGGACCATAATATGCAAGGTTTTCAGAAGCTGGCAAAAATATCGTTAGCAGAAAGCTTCATCGCCATCGTCAGTTCGTCACCCAAGTACCAAACCCGCCTTCCTCTCCTTCCCCAATCGCCACACCTCGTCTCCCCCCTTCCTCTCGCCGGAGCTCCGAACCCTAAACAACACCCTTCACGGGCCGACTCCCAGGCGGAGGAGGCGGCGGTCGGGGAGATGGACGACGTCAGCGGCGGTGCACCGGGTGCGTGCCACAAGAACAAGAAGCCCCGTCACCTGTCCCGATCGctgacctaccaccaccaccacccgtaCCAGGGGCGCCACCTGCCGCCTcctccgccggcgccggcgcccacCCCGCCGCAGCGCCCGCAGTCGGTTGTCCTCTACACGACGTCGCTCCGCGGCGTGCGCCGCACGTTCGCGGACTGCTGCGCGGTGCGCGCCGCGCTGCGGGGGCTCCGCGTCGCCGTGGACGAGCGCGACGTCTCCATGGACGCCGCGCTCCGGCGGGAGCTCCAGGGTGTCCTCGCCGCCCGGGGCCGCGGGTTCTCGCTCCCGCAGCTCCTGGTCGGGGGCGTGCTTGTCGGCGGCGCCGACGAGGTCCGCAGGCTGCACGAGTCCGGTGAGCTCCGCCGCATCCTCGAGGGCGTTCCCGGGCAGGACCCGGCCTTCGTCTGCGGTGCCTGCGGCGGGTTCCGGTTCGCGCCCTGCCCCGCCTGCGACGGCTCGCGCAAGGTCTTCGTGGAGGAAGAGGGGCGTGCCCGCCGCTGCATAGAGTGCAACGAGAATGGCTTGGTACGCTGCCCCAATTGCTGTTCTTGA